From the Streptomyces sp. Tu 2975 genome, one window contains:
- a CDS encoding BTAD domain-containing putative transcriptional regulator, which translates to MLIRLVGLVTIEHDGTAPQHLSSAQAQVAFARLILERTSGTSRDQLADTVWPEGLPDTWASALRSVVSRVRAYVTGPLQKPGGTPLIAQSGRYVLRLPDDAAVDLEAAEAAMTEARTAFADGAHAVAHQLAAGAVSNLRGSFLPAHEGEWVNAVRERVDELRLMSLELASLSSSALGAEHHAVRYADEAVRRAPFRESAHRCRMTAHAAAGNRADALRAYQQLREVLADELGIDPAAETQAAYLELLRAEPAGPQRRAPAGRLTADALDPLLMGAFEALTPPPVAPLPAR; encoded by the coding sequence TTGCTGATCAGACTCGTAGGTCTTGTCACCATCGAACACGACGGGACGGCGCCCCAGCACCTGTCGAGCGCGCAGGCCCAAGTGGCCTTCGCTCGACTGATACTGGAGCGAACGTCGGGAACCAGCCGCGACCAGCTCGCGGACACCGTGTGGCCCGAAGGGCTGCCCGACACGTGGGCCTCCGCGCTGCGCAGTGTGGTGAGCCGGGTCCGCGCCTATGTCACCGGCCCGCTGCAGAAGCCGGGCGGGACGCCACTGATCGCACAGAGCGGCCGGTACGTACTGCGGCTGCCGGACGACGCGGCGGTCGACCTGGAGGCGGCGGAGGCCGCGATGACGGAAGCCAGGACGGCCTTCGCGGACGGTGCGCACGCGGTGGCGCACCAGCTCGCGGCGGGCGCCGTGTCGAACCTGCGCGGCTCGTTCCTGCCGGCGCACGAGGGCGAGTGGGTCAACGCCGTTCGTGAGCGGGTCGACGAACTGCGCCTGATGTCACTGGAGCTGGCGAGCCTGTCCTCGTCGGCCCTGGGCGCGGAGCACCACGCGGTGCGCTACGCCGACGAGGCGGTACGGCGCGCGCCGTTCCGTGAGAGCGCGCACCGGTGCCGGATGACGGCGCACGCCGCCGCGGGCAACCGGGCGGACGCGCTGCGCGCCTACCAGCAGCTGCGGGAGGTCCTCGCGGACGAGCTGGGCATCGACCCGGCGGCCGAGACCCAGGCCGCCTATCTGGAGCTGCTGCGCGCCGAGCCCGCCGGCCCGCAGCGCCGGGCCCCCGCGGGGCGGCTGACGGCCGACGCGCTGGACCCGCTGCTGATGGGAGCGTTCGAGGCGCTGACCCCACCACCGGTGGCGCCGCTGCCGGCGCGCTGA
- a CDS encoding SDR family NAD(P)-dependent oxidoreductase, translating to MSKGPQTGNRPEQPVALVTGASGGLGQALALELDALGCRVAVHYNSSKDAARAVQDKLTNDSVLVSGDVGDYAAVTALYQEIGERLGPVDVLVNNGAIRKDALMAMQNPDDWAQVIRTNLIGSFHTARVAVPHMLRQRWGRVINVVSPSGLIATAGQTAYSASKAGLIGFTRTLAAECGRRGVTVNALSPGFMITGMTKDLPDRVVEGMEDKAPIPRFVTVEEVARSASLFLDQDCMTGQVISIDSGVSIT from the coding sequence ATGAGTAAGGGCCCACAGACCGGAAACCGCCCCGAGCAGCCGGTGGCCCTGGTCACCGGCGCCTCGGGAGGCCTCGGCCAGGCCCTGGCCCTCGAACTGGACGCGCTGGGCTGCAGGGTCGCCGTTCACTACAACAGCTCGAAGGACGCGGCCCGGGCCGTGCAGGACAAGCTCACGAACGACTCGGTCCTCGTCAGCGGCGACGTCGGCGACTACGCCGCCGTCACCGCGCTGTACCAGGAGATCGGCGAGCGCCTCGGCCCCGTCGACGTCCTCGTCAACAACGGCGCGATCCGCAAGGACGCGCTGATGGCGATGCAGAACCCGGACGACTGGGCCCAGGTCATCCGGACCAACCTGATCGGCTCGTTCCACACCGCCCGCGTCGCCGTCCCGCACATGCTGCGCCAGAGATGGGGCCGCGTCATCAACGTGGTCTCGCCCTCGGGCCTGATCGCCACCGCCGGACAGACGGCGTACTCCGCCTCCAAGGCGGGCCTGATCGGCTTCACCCGCACGCTGGCCGCCGAGTGCGGCCGGCGCGGGGTGACCGTCAACGCCCTCTCCCCGGGCTTCATGATCACCGGCATGACCAAGGACCTCCCCGACCGTGTCGTCGAGGGCATGGAGGACAAGGCCCCCATCCCGCGCTTCGTGACCGTCGAGGAGGTGGCCCGCAGCGCGTCCCTGTTCCTCGACCAGGACTGCATGACGGGCCAGGTGATCAGCATCGACAGCGGCGTCTCCATCACCTGA
- a CDS encoding NAD(P)/FAD-dependent oxidoreductase, with product MTSILEPARSDGSPSPGGRATGGGPTRHLRVAVIGSGFSGLGMAVRLLQKGIDDFLVFERAYEVGGTWRDNSYPGAACDVMSHLYSFSFAQNPGWKSTFGKQAELYEYLRDVADRFGVRPYIRFGHELLAARWDETARRWHVSTSQGDYTAQVLVSGTGYLSEPAVPAIAGLQDFEGTVFHSSRWDHGHDLAGRNVAVIGTGASAIQFVPKIQPEVGRLDLYQRTPAWIGPKNDKPTSALQSKLLHNVPGYQRFRRNFNMWGREVLAFVMKRPKVAGKMQKMASDHLAKSVADEELRAKLTPDYVMACKRLLFSNTWYPAIQQPNVDLVTDGIDHVRAKSIVSSDGTEREVDTIILGTGFKATDRPVAGRITGREGRLLRDVWREGGMAAHRGTTVAGFPNLFLLLGPNTTLGHSSQVVMIEAQIGYVIDALGQMDKRGLASVEVRAEAQQQWNERLQGRLEGTVWNAGNCKSWYLDEHGRNPSIWPTYTWRFRSATRRFDLGEYQLATTVNAGRPALDHA from the coding sequence GTGACGAGCATTCTGGAACCCGCGCGCAGCGACGGGAGTCCTTCGCCCGGCGGGCGGGCGACGGGCGGCGGCCCCACCCGGCATCTGCGCGTCGCGGTCATCGGCAGCGGCTTCTCCGGCCTGGGCATGGCGGTGCGCCTGCTGCAGAAGGGCATCGACGACTTCCTCGTCTTCGAGCGGGCCTACGAGGTCGGCGGCACCTGGCGGGACAACTCCTACCCGGGCGCGGCGTGCGACGTGATGTCGCACCTGTACTCGTTCTCCTTCGCGCAGAACCCGGGCTGGAAGTCCACGTTCGGCAAGCAGGCGGAGCTGTACGAGTACCTGCGGGACGTCGCCGACCGGTTCGGGGTCCGCCCCTACATCCGCTTCGGTCACGAACTGCTCGCCGCCCGCTGGGACGAGACCGCCCGCCGCTGGCACGTGAGCACCTCCCAGGGTGACTACACCGCCCAGGTGCTGGTGTCGGGCACCGGCTACCTCTCCGAGCCGGCCGTGCCCGCCATCGCCGGCCTTCAGGACTTCGAGGGGACCGTGTTCCACTCCTCGCGCTGGGATCACGGACACGACCTCGCGGGCCGTAACGTCGCCGTCATCGGCACCGGCGCCTCCGCGATCCAGTTCGTGCCGAAGATCCAGCCCGAGGTGGGGCGGCTGGACCTGTACCAGCGCACCCCCGCGTGGATCGGGCCGAAGAACGACAAGCCGACCAGCGCGCTGCAGTCGAAGCTGCTGCACAACGTCCCCGGCTACCAGCGCTTCCGCCGCAACTTCAACATGTGGGGCCGTGAGGTCCTGGCGTTCGTGATGAAGCGGCCCAAGGTCGCGGGCAAGATGCAGAAGATGGCCAGCGACCATCTGGCGAAGTCCGTCGCCGACGAGGAGCTGCGGGCGAAGCTGACGCCCGACTACGTGATGGCGTGCAAGCGCCTGCTGTTCTCCAACACGTGGTACCCGGCGATCCAGCAGCCCAACGTGGACCTGGTCACCGACGGCATCGACCATGTGCGGGCCAAGTCGATCGTCTCCTCGGACGGCACCGAGCGGGAGGTCGACACGATCATCCTCGGCACCGGCTTCAAGGCCACCGACCGGCCCGTCGCCGGCCGGATCACGGGCCGCGAGGGCAGGCTGCTGCGGGACGTGTGGCGCGAGGGCGGCATGGCCGCGCACCGCGGCACCACGGTCGCCGGGTTCCCCAACCTGTTCCTGCTGCTGGGCCCCAACACCACGCTGGGGCACTCCTCGCAGGTGGTGATGATCGAGGCGCAGATCGGCTACGTCATCGACGCGCTGGGGCAGATGGACAAGCGCGGCCTGGCCAGTGTCGAGGTCCGCGCCGAGGCCCAGCAGCAGTGGAACGAGCGGTTGCAGGGCCGGCTCGAGGGCACCGTGTGGAACGCCGGGAACTGCAAGAGCTGGTACCTGGACGAGCACGGCCGCAACCCCTCGATCTGGCCCACCTACACGTGGCGGTTCCGCAGCGCGACGCGCCGTTTCGACCTGGGCGAGTACCAGCTCGCCACCACCGTCAACGCCGGCCGGCCGGCACTGGACCACGCCTGA
- a CDS encoding class I SAM-dependent methyltransferase, with protein MTTVADRSVPEVDAIRHHYEVSNDFYRLLLGPTMMYSGGYWEEGEGLTEALDEAQERKLDRFVELAGAAGSRRVLDVGCGWGTMLNRLTTVHGVEQAVGLTLSRTQEAFIAGLDNPRITTRVESWEDHTTDDPYDAAFCINALEHFVSSTLPPRERTKKYRVFFNKVGAALKPGGRFVLHTMTAEALPMNRQLLDDLKFLQRSEFENCHIPHLHELTQAAEGLFDVVEIVNERESFAVACRAWLKLLAARRDEAVALEGEEVVARFERYLDIFAYTLEDKFFNNFRVTIARR; from the coding sequence ATGACGACGGTCGCTGACAGGTCGGTCCCCGAGGTCGACGCGATCAGGCACCACTACGAGGTGAGCAACGACTTCTACCGCCTCCTGCTGGGGCCGACGATGATGTACTCGGGCGGCTACTGGGAGGAGGGCGAGGGACTCACCGAGGCCCTCGACGAGGCCCAGGAGCGCAAGCTCGACCGGTTCGTCGAGCTCGCCGGCGCCGCCGGCAGCCGGCGCGTGCTGGACGTGGGCTGCGGCTGGGGCACCATGCTCAACCGGCTCACCACCGTCCACGGCGTCGAGCAGGCCGTCGGCCTGACGCTCAGCCGCACCCAGGAGGCGTTCATCGCCGGCCTGGACAACCCCCGCATCACCACCCGGGTCGAGTCGTGGGAGGACCACACCACCGACGACCCCTACGACGCGGCGTTCTGCATCAACGCGCTGGAGCACTTCGTGTCCTCCACGCTCCCGCCGCGCGAGCGGACCAAGAAGTACCGGGTGTTCTTCAACAAGGTCGGCGCGGCCCTCAAGCCGGGCGGCCGGTTCGTGCTGCACACCATGACCGCGGAGGCGCTGCCGATGAACCGGCAGCTGCTGGACGACCTGAAGTTCCTCCAGCGCTCCGAGTTCGAGAACTGCCACATCCCGCACCTGCACGAGCTCACCCAGGCCGCAGAGGGCCTGTTCGACGTGGTCGAGATCGTCAACGAGCGCGAGTCGTTCGCCGTCGCCTGCCGCGCCTGGCTGAAGCTGCTGGCCGCCCGCCGGGACGAGGCCGTCGCCCTGGAGGGCGAGGAGGTCGTGGCCCGCTTCGAGCGCTACCTCGACATCTTCGCCTACACGCTCGAGGACAAGTTCTTCAACAACTTCCGCGTCACCATCGCGCGCCGCTAG
- a CDS encoding 3-oxoacyl-[acyl-carrier-protein] synthase III C-terminal domain-containing protein, producing the protein MALIKIDPRPILLIGSDTHTLTANPADRDLSILVGDGAGAVVLRPAPSDPVLGWNLGADGSCAGSLKVLAGGSRMPTTEETVRQGLHYAQINGNEIYLNAVRYTVRTVRETLTSAKVEAADVRHVIPHQANIRIINSILSHTGLRPEALVTNLHKYGNTASASIPIALTEALDEGRINDGDLVLLAGFGAGMTWGSVLLEWVGGKQ; encoded by the coding sequence ATGGCACTGATCAAGATCGACCCGCGGCCGATCCTGCTGATCGGCTCCGACACCCACACCCTCACCGCCAACCCCGCCGACCGGGACCTGTCGATCCTCGTCGGCGACGGCGCGGGCGCGGTGGTGCTCCGGCCGGCTCCCTCGGACCCGGTGCTGGGCTGGAACCTGGGCGCCGACGGCAGCTGCGCCGGCAGCCTCAAGGTCCTGGCCGGCGGCAGCCGGATGCCGACCACGGAGGAGACCGTCCGCCAGGGACTGCACTACGCACAGATCAACGGCAACGAGATCTACCTCAACGCCGTGCGCTACACCGTGCGCACGGTGCGGGAGACGCTGACCAGCGCCAAGGTCGAGGCGGCGGACGTCCGCCACGTCATCCCGCACCAGGCGAACATCCGGATCATCAACTCGATCCTCAGCCACACGGGCCTGCGGCCCGAGGCCCTGGTCACCAATCTCCACAAGTACGGGAACACGGCGTCCGCGTCGATCCCGATCGCCCTGACCGAGGCACTCGACGAAGGCCGCATCAACGACGGCGACCTGGTCCTGCTGGCCGGCTTCGGCGCGGGCATGACCTGGGGATCGGTCCTGCTGGAATGGGTCGGAGGAAAGCAATGA
- a CDS encoding FAD-binding protein — MNNALSRRKVLGGIAATVVGWSVANQTWATAAEVDAGHHIEVRQVPALDGTLTTSAADLDGFRQDFGRLKPSAPWAVLRPGSDQDIVKMVNYARANKLKIAVNGQGGTGDDMESHSVYGQAAVPRGGISIDARAMSKILSINATNAVVQAGVTWGQLTDAALKVGKTPPALPDYLHLSIGGTVSIGGIGGTVQKFGLLADTVHSMDVVTGTGELVTVSASARPDLFHSILSGGGQTAIILRAKVKLAPAPQRSVVFSLFYDDLATYLADGEKVMAENRFHVQAGEMLRRPDDTGWRYKMEVAANYSGTAVPDRAALLAGLRDNRAQAVIEDVAYRDYMFRLDGYEVYLKETGHWFQPKPWLSLFLPASKTKAFMELVERELTASDLGGGFLLFYPYYTRKITRPLAVQPGESVGYLFDLLRFPNPGDPNISQMLEQNRRLYDKAVALGAKRYLVGAIPRMTTADWKTHFGYRWEEFYKAKRRYDPANILTPGQGFFG; from the coding sequence ATGAACAACGCACTCTCGCGGCGCAAGGTACTGGGCGGCATCGCCGCAACGGTCGTGGGCTGGAGCGTCGCCAACCAGACATGGGCGACGGCCGCCGAGGTCGACGCCGGGCACCACATCGAGGTCAGACAAGTGCCCGCCCTGGACGGGACGCTGACCACCTCGGCGGCCGACCTGGACGGATTCCGCCAGGACTTCGGGCGGCTGAAGCCGTCCGCGCCGTGGGCGGTCCTGCGTCCCGGTTCCGACCAGGACATCGTCAAGATGGTCAACTACGCCCGGGCCAACAAACTGAAGATCGCCGTCAACGGTCAGGGCGGCACCGGCGACGACATGGAGTCGCACTCCGTGTACGGCCAGGCGGCGGTGCCGAGGGGCGGCATATCCATCGACGCCCGCGCCATGTCGAAGATCCTCAGCATCAACGCGACCAACGCGGTCGTCCAGGCCGGTGTCACCTGGGGGCAGCTGACGGACGCCGCGCTGAAGGTGGGCAAGACACCGCCGGCGCTGCCCGACTACCTGCACCTGTCCATCGGCGGGACCGTCTCCATCGGCGGCATCGGCGGCACCGTGCAGAAGTTCGGCCTGCTGGCCGACACCGTCCACTCCATGGACGTCGTCACCGGCACCGGTGAGCTCGTCACCGTCTCCGCCTCGGCGCGGCCCGACCTGTTCCACTCGATCCTGTCCGGCGGCGGCCAGACGGCGATCATCCTGCGCGCCAAGGTGAAGCTCGCCCCCGCACCCCAGCGGTCGGTCGTCTTCAGCCTCTTCTACGACGACCTGGCGACCTACCTCGCCGACGGCGAGAAGGTCATGGCGGAGAACCGGTTCCACGTCCAGGCCGGCGAGATGCTGCGCCGCCCCGACGACACCGGCTGGCGCTACAAGATGGAGGTCGCCGCCAACTACTCCGGCACCGCCGTCCCCGACCGGGCGGCCCTGCTGGCCGGACTGCGCGACAACCGGGCCCAGGCCGTCATCGAGGACGTCGCCTACCGGGACTACATGTTCCGGCTCGACGGCTACGAGGTCTACCTGAAGGAGACCGGCCACTGGTTCCAGCCCAAGCCGTGGCTGAGCCTGTTCCTGCCGGCGTCCAAGACCAAGGCGTTCATGGAGCTGGTGGAGCGGGAGCTGACCGCCTCCGACCTGGGCGGCGGGTTCCTGCTGTTCTACCCGTACTACACCCGCAAGATCACCCGGCCGCTGGCGGTGCAGCCGGGCGAGTCCGTCGGCTACCTGTTCGACCTGCTGCGGTTCCCCAACCCTGGCGACCCGAACATCTCGCAGATGCTCGAGCAGAACCGCCGCCTGTACGACAAGGCCGTGGCGTTGGGCGCCAAGCGGTACCTGGTCGGTGCGATCCCCCGGATGACCACCGCCGACTGGAAGACCCACTTCGGGTACCGCTGGGAGGAGTTCTACAAGGCCAAGCGGCGCTACGACCCGGCGAACATCCTCACCCCCGGTCAGGGCTTCTTCGGCTGA
- a CDS encoding SRPBCC family protein, translating to MTSYDLIDEAVIDAPPDVVWDALLAEFRGGAQWWVPANTFAAASGSPDEVGGEVKVTVHTKGVDKGGLKLRFTSRTTAVETGRRLSVEYVDGVFRGPSDFLLEPLDGGRRTRLGMHFRGRPHGWLKVLAKVADIGAEHSKATSAAFTALNGALARDKEGAR from the coding sequence ATGACGAGTTACGACCTGATCGACGAGGCGGTCATCGACGCTCCGCCGGACGTCGTCTGGGACGCGCTGCTCGCCGAGTTCCGCGGCGGCGCGCAATGGTGGGTGCCGGCCAACACCTTCGCCGCCGCGTCCGGTTCACCGGACGAGGTGGGCGGCGAGGTCAAGGTGACGGTCCACACCAAGGGCGTCGACAAGGGTGGTCTGAAGCTGCGGTTCACCTCACGCACGACGGCGGTCGAGACGGGCAGGCGACTGTCGGTCGAGTACGTCGACGGGGTGTTCCGCGGGCCGAGCGACTTCCTGCTCGAACCGCTGGACGGCGGGCGCCGCACCCGGCTCGGCATGCACTTCCGGGGCCGTCCGCACGGCTGGCTGAAGGTGCTCGCCAAGGTCGCCGACATCGGCGCGGAGCACTCCAAGGCCACCAGCGCCGCGTTCACGGCCCTGAACGGCGCGCTGGCGCGGGACAAGGAGGGGGCGCGATGA
- a CDS encoding alpha/beta hydrolase, with protein sequence MTTTAAPPATESALVTDDGARLAVSVLAPLGPPSGRTVVLAHGWAAARRVWGTVADRLIRDGHRVVLYDLRGHGASTSGREPFSVPRLGADLGAVLEHVGAPGDTIVVGHSGGGFAAMTYAVSPAARLGGLVLLGTAAHDQDTPDSEVKMMGSPVFSWAVRRPALGRLLLGQNMLGKRADACAREVNRQMFAAASPSVRSEAFASSRGMDLRGQLAALTVPAVVLAGGGDKVIAPALGRAVAEALPGARFEEIEGAGHMLPLEAPDAIVRAVAEVAGRTG encoded by the coding sequence ATGACGACGACGGCGGCGCCGCCCGCCACGGAGAGCGCACTCGTCACCGACGACGGCGCCCGCCTGGCGGTGAGCGTCCTCGCCCCGCTGGGCCCGCCGTCGGGCCGCACGGTCGTCCTCGCGCACGGCTGGGCCGCGGCACGGCGGGTGTGGGGCACGGTCGCGGACCGGCTGATCCGCGACGGGCACCGGGTCGTGCTGTACGACCTGCGGGGTCACGGCGCCTCCACGTCCGGCCGGGAGCCGTTCTCGGTACCCCGGCTGGGAGCGGACCTGGGCGCGGTGCTGGAGCATGTCGGGGCGCCCGGTGACACGATCGTCGTCGGGCACTCGGGCGGCGGGTTCGCGGCGATGACGTACGCCGTCTCGCCCGCGGCCCGACTGGGCGGTCTGGTGCTGCTGGGCACCGCCGCGCACGACCAGGACACGCCCGACAGCGAAGTGAAGATGATGGGCAGCCCCGTGTTCTCGTGGGCGGTGCGACGGCCGGCGCTGGGCCGCCTGCTGCTGGGGCAGAACATGCTGGGCAAACGGGCCGACGCCTGTGCCCGGGAGGTCAACCGGCAGATGTTCGCGGCCGCGTCGCCGAGCGTGCGGTCCGAGGCGTTCGCCTCCTCACGCGGGATGGACCTGCGCGGGCAGCTGGCCGCGCTCACCGTCCCGGCCGTGGTCCTGGCCGGCGGCGGCGACAAGGTCATCGCCCCGGCACTGGGGCGGGCGGTGGCCGAGGCGCTGCCGGGCGCCCGGTTCGAGGAGATCGAGGGCGCCGGTCACATGCTGCCGCTGGAGGCCCCGGACGCGATCGTGCGGGCGGTCGCGGAGGTGGCCGGCCGCACGGGCTGA